One segment of Cryptococcus neoformans var. grubii H99 chromosome 2, complete sequence DNA contains the following:
- a CDS encoding alpha-L-rhamnosidase, producing MVTSEEQRTINSLQANWVWVPNWIDSSPDNSAARLVSFTRSFSLSFIPTSAVLHFSADTRYKLFINGERVAVGPTKGHSSIWYYDTLDIAPYLKKGQNDIEFLVIRYFASSRGGMPFERTTFPGLTVVGQVGDVDLRSNEGWEAVVDQSRAYPTGLVDDVFLHINERVSTTSYRATPLIPIPYSLKTLNGELPPWRLRPRSIPQPESSPVAVSCIHACQSPVPPSDWFTLFDSSKPLILPAGTSHSLDIQADVHSTAFTKWIFSSEKGSEVKLRLTYSEGYELDPRQYPWLRTKGDRLDSKNGHLLGPYDEVTLQLSPGQSVIYEPFWFRTFRLIRVQVEVGDQPTKLMAFEAVQVNYPMGVKAEWKEPAMKENEKIWEVSIRTLRNCMFDGYSDCPFYEQLQYSGDSRSVGLFHYLLSGDDRLMRQAITNFAASVTPEGLTQSRFPSHVPQIIAAFSLYWILQISDHHLYFGDTLYTKSFVPKIDGVLAFFDAHIDELGLVSGISEDVWQYCDWVTSWSATEDHPDKGVPTSGRKSNRHTYLSLLYAYVLKQAALLLRQVGRAGNAMEYEERAEAVIEAIKKHCYDGEFFTDSTADIADDLAYSQHCQVFATLAGVITPSQASQLLTKAFSNPKFSKCSYVMIFYALRAFAIAGDETYERFYKTIWNPWRKMLKNNLTTWEEDDVRQRSDCHAWGSVPVYEFCTEVAGVQPLELGCRKILFKPRVSLSDKLEAKIALGKDNLAVVKWWEEGGKKIVTLDLEKPVVVAVVKPGGKQEENDEPVASLRLICKI from the exons ATGGTAACCTCTGAAGAGCAACGG ACGATAAACAGTCTCCAAGCAAACTGGGTCTGGGTTCCCAACTGGATCGACTCCTCGCCTGACAACTCTGCCGCTCGTCTTGTCTCTTTCACCCGCTCCTTTAGCTTGTCCTTTATTCCTACGTCTGCCGTACTCCACTTCTCCGCCGATACACGGTACAAACTCTTTATCAACGGTGAGAGAGTTGCGGTTGGTCCCACAAAAGGTCATTCAAGTATTTGGTACTACGATACCCTTGATATCGCTCCGTATTTGAAGAAAGGGCAGAATGATATTGAGTTTTTGGTGATTAGGTACTTTGCGAGTTCGAGAGGGGGAATGCCCTTTGAAAGGACGACGTTTCCTGGGCTGACAGTGGTTGGGCAAGTTGGAGATGTGGATTTGAGGTCAAACGAGGGGTGGGAGGCGGTGGTGGATCAGAGTAGGGCGTACCCTACTGGtttggtggatgatgtTTTCCTTCAT ATCAACGAAAGGGTTTCAACTACCTCTTACCGAGCCACACCCCTGATACCCATCCCTTACTCGCTTAAAACTCTCAACGGCGAGCTGCCCCCATGGCGTCTTCGTCCGAGATCTATCCCTCAACCCGAAAGTAGCCCGGTCGCCGTCAGCTGCATTCACGCATGCCAAAGCCCAGTTCCTCCATCCGACTGGTTTACCCTCTTCGACAGTTCTAAGCCCCTCATTCTTCCAGCTGGAACGTCTCATTCTCTTGACATTCAAGCCGATGTCCACTCTACAGCCTTCACAAAATGGATTTTCTCCTCCGAGAAAGGTTCAGAGGTGAAATTGAGGCTGACGTACTCTGAGGGATATGAACTCGATCCGAGACAGTATCCATGGTTACGCACCAAGGGCGATCGCCTCGACTCAAAGAATGGTCACCTTCTTGGACCTTACGACGAGGTTACCCTCCAACTTTCTCCAGGCCAATCGGTCATTTATGAGCCTTTTTGGTTCCGGACCTTCCGTCTCATCCGAGTCCAGGTTGAGGTGGGAGACCAGCCAACCAAATTGATGGCATTTGAAGCTGTGCAGGTCAATTATCCGATGGGAGTCAAGGCCGAGTGGAAGGAGCCAGcgatgaaggagaatgagaagatCTGGGAGGTATCAATTAGAACCTTGAGGAATTGTATGTTTGATGGATACTCGGACTGTCCATTTTACGAGCAATTACA ATATTCCGGCGACAGTCGATCTGTCGGATTATTCCACTATCTTCTTTCAGGGGACGACCGTCTCATGCGTCAAGCAATAACAAACTTTGCAGCTTCAGTCACTCCCGAAGGCCTCACCCAATCCCGTTTCCCATCCCACGTCCCACAAATCATCGCTGCCTTCTCCCTCTATTGGATCTTACAGATATCCGACCATCACCTATACTTTGGCGACACACTTTACACAAAATCATTCGTCCCAAAGATCGATGGTGTCCTGGCATTTTTCGACGCACATATCGATGAGCTTGGACTCGTAAGTGGAATTTCGGAGGATGTGTGGCAGTATTGTGACTGGGTGACCAGCTGGTCTGCGACGGAGGATCATCCGGATAAAGGTGTACCTACCTCTGGACGAAAATCGAATCGACATACTTACTTAAGTCTGCTCTATGCGTACGTCCTGAAGCAAGCGGCCCTGCTCCTGAGACAGGTAGGAAGAGCGGGAAATGCGATGGAGTATGAAGAGCGGGCTGAGGCTGTTATCGAGGCTATCAAGAAGCACTGTTACGACGGAGAGTTCTTCACAGACTCTACAGCTGATATTGCGGATGATCTTGCGTACTCTCAACACTGTCAAGTATTCGCTACCCTTGCTGGCGTCATCACTCCCTCTCAAGCATCCCAGCTCCTTACAAAAGCGTTCTCCAACCCCAAGTTCTCCAAATGCTCCTATGTCATGATCTTTTACGCCCTTCGCGCTTTTGCTATTGCCGGCGACGAGACTTACGAGCGTTTCTACAAGACCATCTGGAATCcatggaggaagatgttgaaaaACAACCTTACCACatgggaggaagacgatgtTAGGCAGCGGTCAGATTGCCATGCATGGGGGAGCGTACCGGTCTACGAGTTTTGTACGGAAGTCGCTGGGGTACAGCCGCTAGAGCTTGGGTGTAGAAAGATCCTCTTCAAACCTCGCGTTTCTTTAAGTGACAAGTTGGAGGCAAAGATCGCGCTGGGGAAGGATAATTTGGCGGTGGTGAAGTggtgggaggaaggagggaaaaagATCGTGACGTTGGATTTGGAGAAACCAGTGGTGGTTGCGGTTGTAAAGCCGGGGGGAaagcaagaggagaatgaTGAGCCCGTGGCGAGTTTGAGATTAATTTGCAAGATTTAA
- a CDS encoding racemase yields MPKQWPTIVKLETFIPSAHGSGGDYHRQGGDHWIVQGNISCPMHKYEEYKVSRTSWGIGVLGSIFVKVHASDGTVGYATGFGGPPACWLIEEHFKRFIVGQDPRDTNKMWDQMFRASMFYGRKGLPLAAISVVDLAIWDLLGKIRGEPIYKMIGGRTKKDIPLYLTGPRPEVAKKLGFWGSKVALPHGPPDGHEGIRKNVEYLKACKEAVGPDYPVQVDCYMSLDVPYTIALVKACEKAGVEINWWEEVLHPDDFDGHVKLKEALPYVKFTTGEHEYSKYGFRKLIENRAVDIIQPDVMWLGGLTELIKVAAMAAAYDIPVVPHGSGPYSFQAIMSFPNSDFCEYIANSPDGKSIEPSFGNLFLNEVLPRNGRVDLTDEPGFGLELNPSAELVPYKSFFTPSKGLGAAGEVEDDEKGKVNGKH; encoded by the exons ATGCCTAAGCAGTGGCCTACTATC GTTAAACTTGAGACTTTCATTCCCAGTGCCCATGGTTCTGGTGGTGACTATCACCG CCAAGGCGGTGATCACTGGA TCGTCCAAGGGAACATTTCATGTCCTATGCACAAATACGAAGAATACAAAGTCTCCAGAACTTCCTGGGGTATTGGCGTCCTCGGTAGTATTTTCG TGAAGGTACATGCCTCTGATGGTACTGTCGGTTATGCGACTGGTTTCGGCGGTCCCCCTGCCTGCTGGCTCATCGAAGAGCACTTCAAACGATTCATCGTCGGCCAAGATCCTCGAGACACCAACAAAATGTGGGATCAGATGTTCCGAGCTTCCATGTTCTACGGCCGGAAAG GCCTCCCTCTTGCTGCCATCTCCGTTGTCGACCTCGCCATTTGGGATCTCCTCGGCAAGATTCGCGGTGAACCTATTTACAAAATGATCGGTGGTCGAACCAAGAAAGATATTCCTCTTTACCTTACTGGTCCCCGTCCTGAGGTTGCCAAGAAGCTCGGTTTTTGGGGATCCAAGGTTGCCCTCCCTCACGGCCCTCCCGACGGACATGAAGGTATTAGGAAGAATGTGGAATATTTGAAGGCCTGTAAGGAGGCGGTCGGGCCGGATTACCCTGTGCAGGTGGACTGTTATATGAGTCTGGATGTGCCTTATACTATTGCACTGGTAAAA GCTTGTGAGAAAGCCGGCGTCGAGATTAACTGGTGGGAAGAGGTTCTTCATCCTGACGACTTCGACGGGCatgtcaagctcaaggaagCTCTTCCTTATGTCAAATTCACCACTGGCGAACATGAGTATTCCAA ATATGGTTTCCGAAAACTCATTGAAAACCGCGCTGTCGACATCATCCAACCCGACGTAATGTGGCTCGGTGGTCTTACCGAGCTGATCAAAGTTGCCGC GATGGCCGCTGCATACGATATCCCCGTCGTTCCCCATGGTTCTGGTCCATACTCTTTCCAAGCTATCATGTCTTTCCCCAACTCTGATTTCTGCGAGTACATC GCTAACTCTCCGGACGGAAAATCCATCGAACCCTCTTTTGGTAACTTATTCCTCAACGAAGTCCTCCCTCGCAATGGCCGTGTCGACCTCACCGACGAACCTGGATTTGGCCTTGAACTTAACCCCTCCGCCGAGCTTGTGCCCTATAAGAGCTTCTTCACACCTTCCAAGGGTTTGGGTGCTGCTGGAgaagttgaggatgatgagaaggggaaggttAATGGCAAGCATTAA
- a CDS encoding glucose 1-dehydrogenase, with the protein MSFGLLQGKVVAITGCSTGIGRAIAIGAAKNGANVVLHHLGDSTARDIAQVQEECEQAGAKTVVVPGDIAEAKTASDIVAAAVSSFSRIDVLVSNAGICPFHSFLDLPHPLWKRVQDVNLNGSFYIVQAVANQMAKQEPKGGSIVAVSSISALMGGGEQCHYTPTKAGIKSLMESCAIALGPMGIRCNSVLPGTIETNINKEDLSNPKKRTDQIRRVPLGRLGKPEDLVGPTLFFASDLSNYCTGASVLVDGGMAISLQ; encoded by the exons ATGTCCTTCGGTCTACTCCAGGGTAAAGTTGTCGCCATCACAGGCTGCTCAACAGGTATCGGGCGAGCCATTGCCATTG GCGCTGCAAAAAACGGGGCCAATGTGGTCCTGCACCACCTTGGAGATTCGACCGCCAGGGATATCGCTCAAGTCCAAGAGGAATGTGAACAAGCTGGCGCAAAGACTGTGGTGGTACCAGGTGACATTGCTGAAGCTAAAACTGCCAGCGAT ATCGTCGCAGCTGccgtctcctccttctcccgcATCGACGTCCTCGTCTCCAATGCCGGTATCTGCCCCTTCCACTCCTTTCTCGACCTACCTCACCCTCTGTGGAAACGCGTGCAAGATGTCAACCTAAACGGTTCTTTCTACATTGTGCAAGCAGTTGCTAATCAAATGGCAAAGCAAGAGCCCAAAGGAGGGAGTATCGTTGCAGTGAGCAGTATCTCGGCTTTGATGGGCGGCGGAGAGCAGTGTCACTATACGCCGACAAAAGCCGGAATCAAGAGTTTGATGGAGAGTTGTGCGATTGCCTTGGGGCCAATGGGGATTAGGTGTAACTCTGTTCTTCCTG GAACCATCGAAACGAACATCAACAAAGAAGACCTTTCCAACCCCAAAAAACGAACAGACCAAATTCGACGAGTCCCCCTTGGCAGACTGGGTAAACCGGAAGATCTCGTAGGACCTACTCTATTCTTTGCCAGTGATTTGAGCAACTATTGCACCGGAGCGAGCGTGCTGGTAGATGGCGGAATGGCTATTTCTCTTCAGTAA
- a CDS encoding ATP-binding cassette, subfamily G (WHITE), member 2, PDR: MAFAGVGPMGPYDRTEHSAGAALNRTTSRSHYYDSHPNDNLPSPTDEYRNRELGQLARSWSRRSQTGAVGRGLSQAPQDESISEELSGDVFAYEQGSDLDPFSNNFDAKKWTKLMFHAHEATTPSRKAGLSFKNLGVFGYGSDADYQKTVGNLFLAGLGALRDLIGNRKRKVQILNGIDGVLEAGEMLVVLGPPGSGCSTMLKTIAGEMNGIYIDESSELNYRGITPKQMYGQFRGEAIYTAEVDVHFPNLTVGQTLSFAAEARAPRHTPNGISKKDYANHLRDVVMSIFGISHTLNTIVGNDFVRGVSGGERKRVTIAEAALAGAPLQCWDNSTRGLDSANAIEFCKNLRINADYMDISSVVAIYQAPQSAYDLFDKVSVLYEGEQIFFGKCNDAKQFFMDMGFHCPPQQTVPDFLTSLTSASERTPREGFEGKVPTTPQEFAAAWKKSDKYAELQEQIAQFEQKYPVNGENYNKFLESRRAQQSKHLRPKSPYTLSYGGQIKLCLRRGFQRLKADPSLTLTQLFGNFIMALIVGSVFYNMPENTSSFYSRGALLFFAILMSAFGSALEILILYAQRGIVEKHSRYAFYHPSAEAVASALTDIPYKVLNCICFNLALYFMANLRREPGPFFFFMLISFTLTMVMSMFFRSIASLSRSLTQALAPAAIMILALVIYTGFAINVQNMRGWARWINYLDPIAYGFESLMINEFHGREYACSAFVPTGPGYEGATGEERVCSTVGSVAGSPVVNGDAYINGSYEYYHAHKWRNFGILIGFFIFLTAVYLLATELITAKKSKGEILVFPRGKIPRALLAQSTVSHNSDDPEAGKYAGGGNVQKKVTGADRADAGIIQRQTAIFSWKDVVYDIKIKKEQRRILDHVDGWVKPGTLTALMGVSGAGKTTLLDVLATRVTMGVVTGEMLVDGQQRDISFQRKTGYVQQQDLHLETSTVREALRFSVLLRQPNYVSKKEKYEYVEEVLKLLEMDAYADAVVGVPGTGLNVEQRKRLTIGVELVAKPALLLFLDEPTSGLDSQTSWNILLLLRKLTEHGQAILCTIHQPSAMLFEQFDRLLFLAKGGKTVYFGEVGKESRTLINYFERNGAEKCPPGENPAEWMLSAIGASPGSHSTVDWHQTWLNSPDREEVRREIARIKETNGGKGKAAEQDKSREKSKAEIKAEYAEFAAPLWKQFIIVVWRVWQQHWRTPSYIWAKAALCIGSGLFIGFSFFKSGTSQQGLQNQLFSVFMLFTIFGQLVQQILPNFVTQRSLYEVRERPSKTYSWKVFIMSNVIAEIPWSILMGVIIYFTWYYPIGYYRNAIPTDSVHLRGALMFLYIEMFMLFTSTFAIMIVAGIDTAETAGNIANLLFLMCLIFCGVLATKDSFPHFWIFMYRVSPFTYLVEGMLGVAIANTNVVCADNELLSFNPPSGQTCGQYMSNYIAAAGGYLINEDATIGCSFCSVSKTNVFLAQFDIYYSHKWRDFGLLWIFVIFNAAAAVAIYYVARVPKNTGKEQASEPEEPEKNAAPGNTEKRSRRSESS; encoded by the exons ATGGCTTTCGCAGGTGTCGGCCCAATGGGGCCGTATGACCGCACTGAGCACTCGGCTGGCGCTGCTCTTAATCGCACGACCTCTCGCAGTCACTACTACGACAGTCACCCCAACGACaatcttccctctcctaCCGACGAATATCGTAATCGTGAACTCGGTCAGCTTGCTCGATCATGGTCCCGCCGGTCACAAACGGGCGCTGTAGGTCGTGGGCTTTCACAAGCCCCTCAAGACGAGTCTATTTCCGAAGAACTTTCTGGCGATGTTTTCGCTTACGAGCAAGGCTCTGATCTCGATCCGTTTTCCAACAACTTCGATGCGAAGAAGTGGACGAAGTTGATGTTCCATGCTCATGAGGCAACGACTCCCTCGAGGAAGGCGGGATTGTCTTTCAAGAATCTGGGTGTCTTTGGATATGGGTCTGATGCCG ACTATCAAAAGACTGTCGGCAATTTATTCCTTGCGGGACTGGGAGCTCTTCGAGACTTGATTGGCAACCGCAAGCGCAAAGTACAGATTTTGAATGGGATTGATGGTGTGCTCGAGGCGGGTGAAATGCTAGTGGTGTTGGGGCCTCCTGGAAG CGGTTGTTCAACTATGCTCAAAACGATTGCTGGAGAAATGAACGGTATCTACATTGATGAGTCTTCGGAGCTTAACTATCGAG GTATCACTCCCAAGCAGATGTATGGTCAATTCCGAGGCGAAGCTATCTACACCGCCGAAGTAGATGTGCACTTCCCCAACCTTACAGTAGGGCAGACTTTATC TTTCGCTGCCGAAGCTAGGGCTCCGCGTCATACACCCAATGGCATCTCTAAGAAGGACTACGCTAATCATCTGCGTGATGTCGTCATGTCCATCTTTGGTATCTCACACACTCTCAACACGATCGTCGGTAACGACTTTGTTCGAGGTGTTAGTG GTGGTGAACGAAAACGAGTGACTATTGCTGAGGCTGCTCTTGCTGGTGCTCCTCTTCAGTGTTGGGACAACTCCACTAGAGGTCTTGACTCCGCCAACGCCATCGAGTTCTGTAAGAATCTTCGTATCAACGCCGATTATATGGACATTTCTTCCGTTGTCGCCATCTACCAAGCGCCTCAAAGCGCTTACGACCTCTTTGATAAGGTTTCCGTTCTTTATGAAGGCGAGCAAATCTTCTTCGGCAAGTGTAATGACGCGAAGCAGTTCTTCATGGATATGGGATTCCATTGCCCTCCTCAACAAACTGTCCCCGACTTCCTAACCTCCCTTACCAGTGCTTCCGAGCGAACTCCCCGAGAAGGTTtcgaaggcaaggtacCAACTACACCTCAAGAATTTGCTGCTgcatggaagaagagtgacAAATATGCCGAGCTCCAGGAGCAGATTGCGCAGTTTGAGCAAAAATATCCAGTTAATGGCGAGAACTACAATAAGTTCTTGGAATCTCGAAGGGCACAACAGTCAAAACATCT CCGACCTAAGTCTCCTTATACCCTTTCTTACGGTGGCCAAATCAAGCTCTGTCTTCGAAGAGGCTTTCAGCGTCTCAAGGCGGATCCTAGTTTGACTCTTACCCAGTTGTTCGGTAACTTCATCATGGCTCTGATCGTCGGCTCAGTTTTCTATAACATGC CGGAAAATACCTCAAGTTTCTACTCTCGAGGTGCTCTGTTGTTTTTTGCCATCTTGATGAGTGCTTTCGGTTCTGCACTTGAA ATTCTCATTCTGTACGCTCAACGAGGCATCGTGGAGAAGCATTCACGATACGCCTTCTATCACCCGTCTGCCGAAGCTGTCGCATCTGCCCTTACCGATATACCTTATAAAGTTCTTAACTGTATCTGCTTCAACTTGGCGTTGTACTTCATGGCCAACCTTCGGCGAGAGCCTG GAccatttttcttcttcatgctcATCAGTTTCACCCTTACTATGGTCATGTCCATGTTCTTCCGATCTATCGCCAGCCTTAGTCGATCCTTGACTCAAGCTCTTGCGCCCGCGGCTATCATGATCCTTGCCCTCGTCATCTACACTGGTTTTGCGATCAATGTTCAAAACATGCGCGGCTGGGCTCGATGGATCAACTATCTTGACCCTATTGCCTATGGTTTTGAAAGCTTGATGATTAACGAGTTCCACGGTCGAGAGTATGCTTGTTCCGCGTTCGTGCCTACGGGCCCTGGCTATGAAGGAGCTACAGGTGAAGAGCGAGTCTGTTCTACCGTTGGCTCCGTTGCCGGATCTCCCGTGGTGAACGGTGACGCATATATCAATGGATCATACGAGTATTATCACGCCCATAAATGGAGAAATTTCGGCATTCTTATAggcttcttcatttttctGACCGCTGTCTACCTCCTTGCCACGG AGCTGATTACCGCCAAGAAATCAAAAGGTGAAATCCTCGTGTTCCCGCGTGGCAAAATCCCTCGCGCTCTTCTCGCCCAATCGACTGTCTCACATAACTCCGATGATCCTGAAGCTGGCAAGTATGCTGGAGGTGGCAATGTACAAAAGAAGGTTACAGGAGCAGACCGTGCAGATGCTGGTATCATCCAGAGGCAAACGGCTATCTTCTCTTGGAAGGATGTCGTCTACGATATCAAAatcaagaaggagcagaGAAGGATTTTGGATCATGTTGATGGATGGGTAAAGCCTGGAACTCTGACAGCTCTTATG GGTGTATCTGGTGCTGGCAAAACTACGCTGCTTGACGTCTTGGCCACTCGTGTTACAATGGGTGTGGTTACTGGTGAGATGCTCGTTGATGGTCAGCAACGAGACATCTCTTTCCAGCGGAAGACTGGTTATGTCCAACAGCAAGATCTTCATCTCGAGACTAGCACTGTTCGAGAAGCCCTCCGTTTCAGTGTTCTCCTTCGACAGCCGAACTACGTtagcaagaaggagaagtatGAGTATGTGGAAGAAGTTTTGAAGcttttggagatggatgcATACGCTGATGCCGTTGTGGGTGTACCTGGTACTG GTCTTAATGTCGAACAACGGAAACGTCTCACCATCGGTGTCGAGCTTGTCGCTAAGcctgcccttcttcttttccttgacgAACCTACTTCGGGTCTCGATTCCCAAACCTCTTGGAatattcttctcctcctccgaAAACTCACTGAGCACGGTCAAGCCATCCTGTGTACCATCCATCAGCCTTCTGCCATGTTGTTTGAACAATTTGAccgtcttcttttcctcgccaAGGGCGGTAAAACTGTCTACTTTGGCGAAGTAGGCAAGGAGTCAAGGACGTTGATTAATTACTTTGAGAGGAATGGCGCTGAGAAGTGTCCTCCTGGAGAGAACCCGGCAGAATGGATGTTGTCAGCCATCGGTGCGTCGCCCGGCTCTCACTCTACTGTCGACTGGCACCAAACGTGGCTCAACAGTCCTGACCGAGAAGAGGTCCGACGTGAGATTGCTCGTATTAAAGAGACCAACGGAGGGAAGGGCAAAGCTGCTGAGCAGGATAAGAGCCGAGAGAAGAGTAAGGCTGAGATCAAAGCAGAGTACGCAGAGTTTGCTGCACCGTTGTGGAAGCAATTTATCATTGTCGTTTGGCGAGTGTGGCAACAACATTGGCGGACGCCGAGCTATATCTGGGCTAAGGCTGCACTCTGTATCGGTTCT GGGCTTTTCATTGGCTTTAGTTTCTTCAAGAGTGGAACCTCGCAACAGGGCCTACAGAACCAGCTCTTCTCTGTCTTCATG CTCTTTACTATTTTCGGTCAACTTGTCCAGCAGATATTACCTAACTTC GTGACACAAAGGAGCCTGTACGAAGTCAGAGAGCGACCCTCAAAGACATATTCTTGGAAAGTCTTCATCATGAGTAATGTCATCGCTGAAATCCCTTGGTCCA TCTTAATGGGTGTTATCATTTACTTCACCTGGTATTACCCTATTGGCTACTATCGGAACGCTATTCCAACCGACTCTGTCCACCTCCGTGGTGCTCTCATGTTCCTTTACATTGAAATGTTCATGCTCTTCACATCGACGTTCGCGATTATGATTGTGGCAGGTATAGACACGGCGGAGACAGCTGGTAACATTGCgaatcttctcttcttgatgtGTCTAATCTTCTGCGG TGTTCTGGCAACCAAGGATTCTTTCCCCCACTTCTGGATCTTCATGTACCGAGTCTCGCCGTTCACATATCTGGTTGAGGGTATGTTAGGTGTGGCCATCGCCAATACCAATGTCGTTTGTGCCGACAACGAGTTGTTATCGTTTAACCCGCCTTCCGGACAGACTTGCGGACAGTACATGTCAAACTACATCGCGGCTGCTGGAGGATATTTGATCA